ATTCATAGCAAGCTTTTCAAATTCGGAACCTTTAAAACTACTCATTAGGTATTTTGGATTGGGATGGTAAACCATTGTGGAATCTCGATCGAGTAAAAACGAATAACCAGTGGACCCAATTTTTACATTTTTCAAGAAAGATTCCATTGCCTTTCCAACTAAAAAAGGCATTCCAACAAATCCAACAACAGTTCCATTTGCATTTTTTACGGGTGTTGTGATCATGATCACAATCTGACCGTTAAATGGTGATTTTACAGCAACCCCAACATGTGACTTACCTTCTTTGGAGGCTTTGATGTTTTCGGCAACTTCGGGATTGGCCACAAGTTTGTAACCAACACTTGCTCCGCCAGGAAGTCCAGAAGCAACAATTGGAATTCCTTCCTCAAATGATGCTATAAAAGCATTTTCAAGGAGTAATTGCGTATCACCATAAGCTTTTTCCAAAGCAGGCACCGCTAATTTATAATTTCGTGTTTCTAGTGCCTGTTTGATGGATGGCAAAGAAGCAACGTCTTTTAACGTATTTTCGACTGCTTCAAAATAAACATTAATCCCTGCTTCATTACTTTGGTTAAAATTATACAATTGGTTTGAAAACGCTTTCTCCAATGCCTTTGCATTCACATTAAAAGAATAAATCAAAAGGAATATGGAGAGTACCATTACCATAAAGGAAAACATAACAGGTACGGTATTTTTTAAATTACGATAATAAGGAGTGATTCGATCATTGAGTTCTGATTGGAAGATATCATCATCGAGTACGATGTGAGATGCTTTCTCTAAAAATACAAATGAGATGATGATATTGAGAAGTGCAGTGAGAATCAAACTGCATATAATATAAAACCCATCCGATTTACTTGTTTCAGGTAAGTACAATACGGGAATAAAAACGATGGGGATGGCAAGTGCCCACTGAGATGCACCAACAGCAGCACCAATCACTGGCATTCTCGCAATGGTATCCCATACTTTTGTATACGTTTCTGGATTTTTTTCCGACTGGGACTCTAGTTCGAGTAAACCTTTTTTGATGGACTCTAGTTTTTTCGGGAAAATAAAACTAGGAAGCAGTAACGTGATGAGGGCTGCTAAGACAGACGCCCCCAAGAAGGTCTTAATCTGAGTGGAACTTAAATCGACATAAAATAAAATGAGAGCAATCCCAATTGGAACCACGACTCCCAAGGAAAATACTTGGGAAGCCATGATGAAAGAACGTTTGTAACGTTTGAACAAATTCATTGAAACTTAGACCTTAGCATATCGTAAATAGGATACGAAGTACGGCAAGGTTTTATGGTTTTCCCCGAAGTTTTCTAAAATGAGAGTTTGAGTCCTAAATTTGCTGAGTAGAGGTCTTTGCCACCATACAATCCCTCGGCGATGACTTTGAGCATGAACAAGTCCAATTCCAAACCCACAATCCCATACCCAATCCCTCGTTTCGAATTGGATTCTCCACTGGCACGAAAACCAAGAGTGGCATTTGGATTTTGGGCAAGGAGTTGTTGGTCAAGGACTGTCTGGTATTCTCTAGGAAGTTCCAATGGCAAATCTTGGTTGGCTGAAATGATGAAAGGGCCTCTACGAGAGAGAGAAGCAGAATTATGCCCAGAATTCCAACTGTAACCTCCCCCCACGATTAAGTTTGCTACCCAAAAGAGTCCAATCCCAGTACGTAAGTCCACATTGGTTGTTTGCACCTTTGTGTTAAAAAGAAAATTCGTGTCACCACCCCATTTTCCCTTTACACCTTGGAATTCAATTTGAGCGGCTTTCCCTTCCAAATAACTGAGACTCATGTTCTGTTCCATCACATGATGCCCCACTCCCACATTGATCCCATTCCAAGTAATGAGGTTCATTAAAAACCCTTCTTTTTCGACCAGTTGGTAACGAAGCATACCACCATACGAGCGTACGGCGATCCTTCCCTCATAATTTTTGTTATTCGATGCAGTTTGGAGTTGGTCTTGTGTGACAGCAACATTCATTCCATGCAAAAAAATTCCAAATCGACGAAGGAAACTACCATCATCAGTTCCGAGTAACCAACCTGGGTTGATGTCCAAGTGGATGGACGGTATGACAGCTCCACCAACATTCGGAAGTTTTGGGTATTTGATTAAATCATCTTGGATTTGGATATCGTCTTTTTTATAACCAGCAGCAGATGCACTCACACCAATTTGGATACGGCGGACAGTACCTGTTCCAATGTTACTTGCTCCTACATTGGCCAAAAAACCTGCTTCTAAATTTGTTTTTAATACTTCGTCGAGATAACCCTTCTCGAATTTTTTAAGTGTGGCATTTCCTGTTTCTGTGAGTTGTGAAGGCAAAAAACTACAAGCTGTTCCTTCGCAGGTAAATTGGGCAGATAGTTCCGTTTGTGCAAACAAGGTGACCAAAACTGTGGAAAGGAAAACGATTCTAAATTTCATATAGATCCTTTATTCTCTACTCTGAATCAACAATTGGAAAGTAATTTTCTCTCTCAAACAGAGACTTCTTTTGGTTTTTTTCCCGTACTAATCCAAAAAACACCTGTAAGAACAAACAATGTTCCAATACTATGTAGGATGGTGATTGGTTCATCCAATAACCAATACGCTAAAAATAAAGTCGACATTGGTCCAATGGATCCAACAATTGCTGCTGTTTTACTTCCCACACGTTTGATCCCCTCTGACACAAAAACGGCAGGAACAACGGTGTTCACAGTTCCCATAAAAAAGGCCAATAGATAAAATGAGATTGGTTGGATGAGTTCTTTGTACGTTCCAAAAATTAGAAAGTGAAGGAACACTACGATGGAAGAAATGATAAGTGCCCATGCCGTAAATCTTTTTGCACCTAACCTAGGTATGATGGACCCACTCCCCATAAGATAAATCGCATATGTTAACGCTGAAAGTAAGATAAAAAAAGCACCTAAACTAACGTCCTTAGGTGATCCCAATTGTACATCTTGACCAAATGCCAATGATACACCTGTATATGTCAGAATGAGTGAAAAAATTTCCCTAACGTGAATTTTCTTTTTCAAAAACAAAAAAGATAAAATGACAACGAGAGTTGGATAAATGAATAAAATGATTCGTTCAAGACCAGCGCTAATGAATTTGAGTCCAACAAAGTCAAACAAACTAGCAAGATAATAACCTACCACTCCCATAAGGAGTACATTCCAATAGTCTTTTTTTGTTAAGGAAGGTTTATCGGTTTCTTTCTCAGCGGACCATGCCATCCACAAAAGAAATGGGAAG
The Leptospira levettii genome window above contains:
- a CDS encoding Lsa36 family surface (lipo)protein: MKFRIVFLSTVLVTLFAQTELSAQFTCEGTACSFLPSQLTETGNATLKKFEKGYLDEVLKTNLEAGFLANVGASNIGTGTVRRIQIGVSASAAGYKKDDIQIQDDLIKYPKLPNVGGAVIPSIHLDINPGWLLGTDDGSFLRRFGIFLHGMNVAVTQDQLQTASNNKNYEGRIAVRSYGGMLRYQLVEKEGFLMNLITWNGINVGVGHHVMEQNMSLSYLEGKAAQIEFQGVKGKWGGDTNFLFNTKVQTTNVDLRTGIGLFWVANLIVGGGYSWNSGHNSASLSRRGPFIISANQDLPLELPREYQTVLDQQLLAQNPNATLGFRASGESNSKRGIGYGIVGLELDLFMLKVIAEGLYGGKDLYSANLGLKLSF
- a CDS encoding DMT family transporter, producing MKENTNVEWKGVAFVLIGALLFSAKAVVVKLTYRYEISAIGSLFFRMLFAFPFLLWMAWSAEKETDKPSLTKKDYWNVLLMGVVGYYLASLFDFVGLKFISAGLERIILFIYPTLVVILSFLFLKKKIHVREIFSLILTYTGVSLAFGQDVQLGSPKDVSLGAFFILLSALTYAIYLMGSGSIIPRLGAKRFTAWALIISSIVVFLHFLIFGTYKELIQPISFYLLAFFMGTVNTVVPAVFVSEGIKRVGSKTAAIVGSIGPMSTLFLAYWLLDEPITILHSIGTLFVLTGVFWISTGKKPKEVSV